The following are from one region of the Streptomyces rubrogriseus genome:
- a CDS encoding Dabb family protein → MPVGRDTVIHHQIRLAMRPDAPRDKVEEALEMLRRMGREIDAVTYWTVGRDVGGDFDYGAMFAVEDIEGYRAYMHAPLHRRVDEIGLPLVRHMVSHDLTDDEDPATGDRIRQIHAERFAGDPALVALIEGLGSYEGSSAPGRG, encoded by the coding sequence GTGCCCGTGGGGAGAGACACCGTGATTCACCACCAGATCCGCCTTGCCATGCGACCCGACGCACCCCGGGACAAGGTCGAGGAAGCCCTTGAGATGCTCCGCAGGATGGGGCGCGAGATCGATGCCGTCACGTACTGGACGGTCGGCCGCGACGTGGGCGGCGACTTCGACTACGGAGCGATGTTCGCCGTCGAGGACATCGAGGGCTACCGGGCGTACATGCACGCCCCGCTGCACCGGCGGGTCGACGAGATCGGGCTGCCGCTGGTGCGGCACATGGTCTCCCACGACCTGACCGACGACGAGGACCCGGCCACCGGCGACCGCATCCGGCAGATCCACGCCGAGCGCTTCGCGGGGGACCCGGCCCTCGTCGCCCTGATCGAGGGCCTCGGCTCGTACGAGGGCAGCAGCGCTCCCGGGCGCGGTTAG
- a CDS encoding M23 family metallopeptidase, producing the protein MASNRPAPEAPSAPSGHGTDTFGYDGYRAEEGPWEEWNPTAESIRPVRGRHRVAKQRGGLARSSTVLGVGVIAAVGAGGMASAQTGKPPVSISMPDLPNVGSLMPGGDEEPEPEGSATPLSGITQAVAADSAEGTDTTGAGESLRARIMAQAEQQQAQVETKAAAEAAAAAEKKAAEAAAKAEKEAEEKAAAAKKKAEEEAAKKAEAERLAKLAKQYTLPTSSYTISSTFNQAGSLWSSGHHTGLDFAAPTGTLLKAVHSGTITSAGWDGSYGYKTVLTLDDGTELWYAHQSSINVSVGQKVATGDVIGRVGATGNVTGAHLHLEVHTDGGTGIDPMAWLQSKGLTP; encoded by the coding sequence GTGGCGTCAAACCGGCCTGCCCCCGAGGCCCCGTCCGCGCCCAGTGGGCACGGCACCGACACCTTCGGCTACGACGGCTACCGCGCCGAAGAGGGTCCCTGGGAGGAGTGGAATCCCACCGCGGAATCCATCCGCCCCGTACGCGGCCGGCACCGCGTGGCCAAGCAGCGCGGCGGACTCGCCCGCAGCTCCACCGTCCTCGGCGTCGGTGTCATAGCCGCCGTCGGAGCGGGCGGCATGGCCAGCGCGCAGACCGGCAAGCCCCCGGTGTCCATCTCCATGCCGGACCTGCCGAACGTGGGCTCGCTCATGCCCGGCGGTGACGAGGAGCCGGAGCCCGAGGGTTCCGCCACCCCGCTCAGCGGCATCACCCAGGCGGTCGCCGCCGACAGCGCGGAGGGCACCGACACCACCGGCGCCGGCGAGTCGCTGCGGGCCCGGATCATGGCGCAGGCCGAGCAGCAGCAGGCGCAGGTCGAGACCAAGGCCGCCGCCGAGGCCGCCGCCGCGGCGGAGAAGAAGGCCGCGGAAGCCGCCGCCAAGGCGGAGAAGGAGGCCGAGGAGAAGGCCGCCGCCGCCAAGAAGAAGGCGGAGGAGGAGGCCGCGAAGAAGGCCGAGGCCGAACGGCTCGCGAAGCTGGCCAAGCAGTACACGCTGCCGACCTCCTCGTACACGATCTCCTCCACGTTCAACCAGGCCGGCTCCCTCTGGTCCTCCGGTCACCACACCGGCCTCGACTTCGCCGCCCCCACGGGCACGCTGCTCAAGGCTGTGCACAGCGGCACCATCACGTCGGCCGGCTGGGACGGGTCGTACGGCTACAAGACGGTGCTCACCCTCGACGACGGCACCGAGCTCTGGTACGCGCACCAGTCCTCCATCAACGTCAGCGTCGGCCAGAAGGTCGCCACCGGTGACGTCATCGGCCGCGTCGGCGCCACCGGCAACGTCACCGGCGCCCACCTCCACCTCGAGGTCCACACCGACGGCGGCACCGGCATCGACCCGATGGCCTGGCTGCAGAGCAAGGGGCTCACCCCCTGA
- a CDS encoding PP2C family protein-serine/threonine phosphatase, translating into MDDEGAAARAGGRLPGDPVPDPGLGLGDEAPAVPPSGPPPRRRTGYGRTFVHALPVLLIVVAILYDIFTPRYFTAGPLYTAAPLVAAPLYSRRGTALTGVAVVVAVIGLQLGKGVIHYVDSLTELITIATVAVLAVLVNGMVRRSSERLVSVREIAEAAQRAVLPEPAERIAGFEIAVCYEAAQADAFIGGDLYAVQDSARGVRLIVGDVRGKGMGAVAAVAVVIGAFREAAEQEATLEAVAQRLERALAREGTRRDGLDAFEGFTTAVLAELPHGHGTVRIVNRGHPPPLLLHGDGTLGPLPAQESALPLGMGELGVWPDRAQEVAFPGGATLLLYTDGLTEARDAKGEFYDPQARLAGRVFPHPATLLDTLAEDVRRHSGGGMADDMALLAVRRPRRADHDHCHEP; encoded by the coding sequence GTGGACGACGAGGGAGCGGCCGCCAGGGCCGGCGGACGGCTCCCCGGCGACCCCGTGCCCGACCCGGGTCTCGGCCTCGGCGACGAGGCGCCGGCCGTGCCGCCCTCCGGGCCACCGCCACGCCGGCGGACCGGGTACGGGCGGACCTTCGTGCACGCGCTCCCCGTGCTGCTGATCGTCGTCGCCATCCTGTACGACATCTTCACCCCGAGGTACTTCACCGCCGGGCCCCTCTACACGGCCGCGCCCCTGGTCGCCGCCCCGCTCTACTCGCGGCGCGGCACGGCGCTCACCGGCGTCGCCGTGGTCGTCGCGGTCATCGGACTGCAACTCGGCAAGGGCGTCATCCACTACGTCGACTCCCTCACCGAGCTGATCACCATCGCGACGGTCGCGGTGCTCGCCGTCCTCGTGAACGGCATGGTCCGCCGCAGCAGCGAGCGCCTCGTCTCCGTCCGCGAGATCGCCGAGGCCGCCCAGCGCGCCGTCCTGCCCGAACCCGCCGAGCGGATCGCCGGCTTCGAGATCGCCGTCTGCTACGAGGCCGCGCAGGCCGACGCCTTCATCGGCGGCGACCTGTACGCCGTGCAGGACAGCGCCCGCGGCGTCCGGCTGATCGTCGGGGACGTGCGCGGCAAGGGCATGGGCGCGGTGGCCGCCGTCGCCGTCGTGATCGGCGCCTTCCGGGAGGCGGCCGAGCAGGAGGCGACGCTGGAGGCGGTGGCGCAGCGCCTGGAGCGGGCGCTGGCGCGCGAGGGCACCCGGCGCGACGGACTGGACGCCTTCGAGGGCTTCACCACCGCCGTCCTCGCCGAACTCCCGCACGGCCACGGCACCGTACGCATCGTCAACCGCGGCCATCCGCCGCCCCTGCTCCTCCACGGCGACGGAACCCTCGGCCCGCTGCCCGCCCAGGAGTCGGCGCTGCCGCTCGGCATGGGCGAGCTGGGCGTATGGCCCGACCGGGCGCAGGAGGTCGCCTTCCCCGGCGGCGCCACGCTGCTGCTCTACACCGACGGACTGACCGAAGCCCGGGACGCGAAGGGCGAGTTCTACGATCCGCAGGCGCGGCTGGCCGGCCGCGTCTTCCCGCACCCGGCGACCCTGCTCGACACCCTCGCCGAGGACGTGCGCCGGCACTCCGGGGGCGGCATGGCGGACGACATGGCGCTGCTCGCCGTCCGGCGTCCCCGGCGCGCCGACCATGATCATTGTCACGAGCCGTGA
- a CDS encoding aldo/keto reductase, whose protein sequence is MTSLRKLGSSDLEVFPLALGGNVFGWTADRDRSFAVLDAYTAAGGNFVDTADSYSAWVDGNSGGESETVLGEWFAARGNRDDVVLATKVSQHPEYPGLSAANIKAAADASLRRLGTDHIDLYYTHFDKPEVPVEEIVGALDELVKAGKVRHIAASNISAERLAASLEFSDREGLARYVALQPHYNLVSRDTYEGELRDLAEQAGLAAVPYYALAAGFLTGKYRPGTEVDSPRAGGAARHLETERGRRVLAALDEIAAAHEAPVATVALAWLAARPTVAAPIASARTVEQLPALLGVAELSLTEDEIGRLTRASA, encoded by the coding sequence ATGACTTCTCTGCGCAAGCTCGGCTCCTCCGACCTCGAGGTCTTCCCCCTCGCCCTCGGCGGCAACGTCTTCGGCTGGACCGCCGACCGGGACCGGTCCTTCGCCGTCCTGGACGCCTACACGGCGGCCGGCGGCAACTTCGTCGACACCGCCGACTCCTACTCCGCCTGGGTCGACGGCAACAGCGGCGGCGAGTCCGAGACCGTGCTCGGCGAGTGGTTCGCGGCCCGCGGCAACCGGGATGACGTCGTCCTCGCCACCAAGGTCAGCCAGCACCCCGAGTACCCGGGCCTGTCCGCCGCGAACATCAAGGCCGCGGCCGACGCCTCGCTGCGCCGCCTGGGCACCGATCACATCGACCTGTACTACACCCACTTCGACAAGCCCGAGGTGCCGGTCGAGGAGATCGTCGGCGCGCTCGACGAACTGGTGAAGGCCGGCAAGGTGCGGCACATCGCCGCCTCCAACATCTCCGCCGAACGGCTCGCGGCGTCCCTGGAGTTCTCCGACCGCGAGGGCCTGGCCCGGTACGTCGCCCTCCAGCCGCACTACAACCTGGTCTCCCGCGACACGTACGAGGGCGAACTGCGCGACCTCGCCGAGCAGGCGGGTCTCGCCGCCGTGCCGTACTACGCCCTCGCGGCCGGCTTCCTCACCGGCAAGTACCGGCCCGGCACGGAGGTGGACAGCCCGCGGGCGGGCGGTGCCGCCAGGCACCTGGAGACCGAGCGGGGCCGCCGGGTGCTGGCCGCCCTGGACGAGATCGCCGCGGCCCACGAGGCTCCCGTCGCCACGGTCGCCCTCGCCTGGCTGGCCGCCCGGCCGACGGTGGCGGCGCCGATCGCCTCCGCGCGCACGGTGGAACAGCTGCCGGCGCTGCTGGGCGTGGCCGAGCTGAGCCTGACGGAGGACGAGATCGGGAGGCTCACCCGGGCGTCCGCCTGA
- a CDS encoding winged helix-turn-helix domain-containing protein, with protein MADERDWRPDLASHVYVYVQVVHHIAEEIRTGRLPVGARLPAERDLAEQYGVAVNTVRRAVRELREQGLVITVPIKGTFVRAEKPSG; from the coding sequence ATGGCTGACGAGCGCGACTGGAGACCCGACCTGGCAAGTCACGTCTACGTGTACGTGCAGGTCGTGCACCACATCGCCGAAGAGATTCGGACGGGACGACTGCCCGTGGGCGCACGTCTCCCTGCGGAACGTGATCTCGCGGAGCAGTACGGCGTGGCCGTGAATACCGTCCGTCGGGCTGTACGCGAGCTGCGCGAACAAGGACTCGTCATCACCGTGCCCATCAAGGGAACCTTCGTGCGCGCGGAGAAGCCCTCCGGCTGA
- a CDS encoding PrsW family intramembrane metalloprotease, translated as MATCPPYPTHVHRHTHWWQRAWVRYGALITLLALSGLVILALVREQTGTQGFLVGLGLAVLPVPLLIAAFRWLDRVDPGPWRNLLFCFAWGACAAALIAIVANSFATRWIATATADPASADTLGATVIAPVVEESAKAAAVLLVFLFRRRDFTGIVDGVVVAGVTATGFAFTENILYLGTAFGTDQLTGDSGIASVTAATFFVRVVMSPFAHPLFTVLTGIGFGIAALSTGRHRLRRALLPLAGLLLAMGMHALWNGSAAFGEYGFFAVYAAFMVPSFGLLTWLVIWTRQRELGTVRAELPAYVMAGWLTPAEPYALGSMRARRIARQYARRHAGKEGARAVARYEACATSVAFLRRRGRRGRAGADFAVRERALLDALWHLRDLARPALEHAARATAPPPVPVPPWAYPYGGTHGAYGTHGAYGLRAASGPHAPQVPYATQAPHYPYVPPYQPYAPPGPHWP; from the coding sequence GTGGCCACCTGTCCCCCGTATCCGACCCATGTGCACCGGCATACGCACTGGTGGCAGCGGGCCTGGGTCCGTTACGGCGCGCTGATCACCCTGCTCGCGCTCTCCGGCCTGGTGATCCTGGCCCTGGTGCGCGAACAGACCGGCACACAGGGGTTCCTGGTGGGGCTGGGCCTGGCGGTGCTGCCGGTGCCGCTGCTCATAGCCGCCTTCCGCTGGCTGGACCGGGTGGACCCCGGCCCCTGGCGGAACCTGCTCTTCTGCTTCGCCTGGGGGGCCTGCGCGGCGGCGCTGATAGCGATCGTCGCCAACAGCTTCGCGACCCGCTGGATAGCCACCGCGACCGCCGACCCGGCGAGCGCGGACACCCTGGGCGCCACGGTCATAGCGCCGGTCGTCGAGGAGTCCGCCAAGGCCGCCGCCGTCCTCCTGGTCTTCCTCTTCCGCAGGCGGGACTTCACCGGCATCGTCGACGGCGTGGTCGTCGCCGGGGTCACCGCGACCGGCTTCGCCTTCACCGAGAACATCCTCTACCTGGGCACCGCCTTCGGCACCGACCAGCTCACCGGCGACAGCGGCATCGCCTCCGTCACCGCGGCGACCTTCTTCGTGCGGGTCGTGATGTCGCCGTTCGCGCACCCGCTGTTCACCGTGCTCACCGGCATCGGCTTCGGGATCGCCGCGCTCTCGACCGGCCGGCACCGGCTGCGCCGGGCGCTGCTCCCGCTGGCCGGGCTGCTGCTCGCGATGGGCATGCACGCCCTGTGGAACGGCTCGGCCGCGTTCGGCGAGTACGGCTTCTTCGCCGTGTACGCGGCGTTCATGGTGCCGTCCTTCGGCCTGCTGACCTGGCTGGTGATCTGGACCCGGCAGCGCGAACTGGGCACCGTACGGGCCGAGCTGCCCGCGTACGTCATGGCCGGATGGCTCACGCCCGCGGAGCCGTACGCGCTCGGCTCGATGCGGGCCCGCCGGATCGCCCGGCAGTACGCCCGCCGGCACGCCGGGAAGGAAGGGGCGCGGGCGGTGGCGCGGTACGAGGCCTGCGCGACCTCGGTGGCGTTCCTGCGGCGGCGGGGCCGCCGGGGCAGGGCGGGCGCCGACTTCGCCGTACGGGAGCGGGCGCTGCTGGACGCCCTGTGGCACCTGCGGGACCTCGCCCGCCCGGCCCTGGAGCACGCGGCCCGCGCCACCGCCCCGCCGCCCGTGCCGGTGCCGCCGTGGGCGTATCCGTACGGCGGGACGCACGGCGCGTACGGCACGCACGGCGCGTACGGCCTCCGTGCGGCATCCGGTCCCCACGCCCCGCAGGTCCCCTACGCCACACAGGCCCCGCACTATCCGTACGTGCCGCCGTACCAGCCGTACGCCCCGCCCGGCCCGCACTGGCCGTAG
- a CDS encoding TetR/AcrR family transcriptional regulator: MTDSTDSTDSTDATDSTEPAAGAPERRPGGRTARVRAQVLDAVRAELAEAGHEGLTVEGVAARAGVHRTTVYRRWRDVGGLLVDVIDAAGEMDWQPPDTGSLRGDLTALNREIQESLVVRPSFAVALMAASFHSEQAARAQTRLWADRYAQCEILVERAVERGELPERGARGARAATDLDARGLLVAATAPLYHQLVLLRADPDPRLPERAAAAAVLAAAAGAFSVPRTKRA; encoded by the coding sequence ATGACGGATTCGACGGATTCGACAGACTCGACAGACGCGACAGATTCGACGGAGCCGGCAGCCGGGGCGCCCGAGCGCCGTCCGGGCGGCCGTACCGCCCGCGTCCGCGCCCAGGTCCTCGACGCGGTGCGCGCCGAACTCGCCGAGGCCGGGCACGAGGGGCTCACCGTGGAGGGGGTCGCCGCCCGCGCGGGAGTGCACCGCACCACGGTCTACCGGCGTTGGCGCGACGTGGGCGGGCTGCTCGTCGACGTCATCGACGCCGCCGGCGAGATGGACTGGCAGCCGCCGGACACCGGCTCCCTGCGCGGCGATCTGACCGCGCTCAACCGGGAGATCCAGGAGTCCCTCGTCGTACGGCCGTCCTTCGCCGTCGCGCTGATGGCGGCGTCGTTCCACTCCGAGCAGGCCGCGCGGGCCCAGACGAGACTGTGGGCGGACCGGTACGCACAGTGCGAGATCCTCGTGGAGCGCGCCGTCGAGCGGGGTGAACTCCCCGAACGAGGCGCACGAGGCGCGCGAGCCGCAACGGACCTGGACGCCCGCGGCCTGCTCGTCGCCGCCACGGCGCCGCTCTACCACCAGTTGGTACTCCTGCGCGCCGATCCCGACCCGCGACTCCCGGAACGGGCGGCGGCGGCAGCGGTGCTGGCGGCCGCCGCGGGCGCCTTCTCCGTCCCCCGGACGAAGAGAGCGTGA
- a CDS encoding dihydrofolate reductase family protein, translating to MPLPHVLLSAAVSLDGYLDDTGPERLLLSSPADFDRVDEVRASVDAILVGGGTVRADNPRLLVNSAERRAARVADGRAEYPLKVAVSGSGELDPAARFWHTGGEKVLLTTDDGARRARALGIGADVVSLGPDLDWHAALEYLHDRRGVRRLMVEGGGTVHTQLLQQELADELQLVLAPLLVGDPAAPRLFGPGAYQGGRLRLVETRRIEDVVLMRYLPTAPGTGDRVAAADRHWLALACELAELCPPSDTAFSVGAVVVAADGSELARGYSREGGDPVVHAEEAALAKVDPEDPRLARATVYSSLEPCARRASRPAPCARLILDAGVRRVVTAWREPDTFVAGADGSGVLTAAGAAVVVLAEYAQRAKAPNRHLEG from the coding sequence ATGCCCCTTCCCCACGTCCTCCTCTCCGCCGCCGTCTCCCTCGACGGATACCTGGACGACACCGGGCCCGAACGACTCCTGCTCTCCAGCCCCGCCGACTTCGACCGGGTCGACGAGGTGCGGGCCTCCGTGGACGCGATCCTGGTCGGCGGCGGGACGGTCCGGGCCGACAATCCGCGGCTGCTGGTGAACTCGGCCGAGCGGCGGGCGGCGCGGGTCGCGGACGGACGGGCGGAGTACCCGCTCAAGGTCGCCGTCAGCGGCAGCGGCGAGCTGGACCCGGCGGCGCGGTTCTGGCACACGGGCGGGGAGAAGGTGCTGCTGACCACGGACGACGGTGCCCGGCGGGCCCGCGCGCTCGGGATCGGTGCCGATGTGGTGTCCCTGGGGCCGGACCTCGACTGGCACGCCGCGCTGGAGTACCTGCACGACCGGCGGGGGGTGCGGCGGCTCATGGTCGAAGGGGGCGGGACCGTCCACACCCAGCTGCTCCAGCAGGAACTCGCCGACGAGCTTCAGCTCGTCCTCGCGCCGCTCCTGGTCGGGGACCCGGCCGCGCCCCGGCTGTTCGGGCCCGGCGCCTACCAGGGCGGGCGGCTGCGGCTGGTCGAGACGCGGCGGATCGAGGACGTGGTGCTGATGCGGTACCTGCCGACCGCACCCGGCACCGGTGACCGCGTCGCCGCCGCCGACCGGCACTGGCTGGCGCTCGCCTGCGAGCTGGCCGAGCTGTGTCCGCCGTCGGACACCGCGTTCAGCGTGGGGGCGGTCGTGGTCGCCGCCGACGGGAGCGAGCTGGCGCGCGGGTACTCGCGGGAGGGCGGTGATCCGGTCGTGCACGCCGAGGAGGCCGCGCTCGCCAAGGTGGACCCGGAGGACCCGCGGCTCGCCCGCGCCACCGTCTACAGCAGCCTCGAGCCGTGTGCCCGCCGGGCCTCCCGGCCCGCGCCCTGCGCCCGGCTCATCCTCGACGCCGGGGTGCGCCGCGTCGTCACCGCCTGGCGGGAGCCGGACACCTTCGTGGCGGGGGCGGACGGCAGCGGGGTGCTCACCGCCGCGGGTGCCGCCGTCGTCGTACTGGCCGAGTACGCGCAGCGGGCGAAGGCACCCAACCGCCACCTGGAGGGGTAG
- a CDS encoding MerR family transcriptional regulator, producing the protein MNGATPPHSIGELSARTGVSVRTIRFYSDTGLLPPTDRTPAGYRRYGEAALDRLHLICVLRELDVDLSTVRRVLDGDLTVAEVAAAHADATALQIRALRLRHSVLRLVARRDATPEETVLMHRIARLTSDERRRVIADFIAALEAGTPHARDAAAALRTALPELPDEPSDAQLAAWVELAELVADDGFRGRMARAALPPADEDVLPGLAPEAVAELIPFVRQTVAGARAAGIDSEGDEAAPVVDAVVARIAAVLDRPDGPELREWLAGRFAAGHDPLVERYWRLVWTLNDWQVVPGHLPFQPWMVQALRRPGRFSPSRR; encoded by the coding sequence ATGAACGGCGCGACGCCCCCGCACTCGATCGGTGAACTGTCGGCCCGTACCGGCGTGTCCGTACGGACGATCCGGTTCTACTCGGACACCGGACTGCTGCCTCCCACCGACCGCACCCCGGCCGGCTACCGCCGTTACGGCGAGGCGGCGCTGGACCGGCTCCACCTCATCTGCGTCCTGCGGGAGCTGGACGTCGATCTGAGCACGGTCCGCCGCGTCCTGGACGGTGACCTGACCGTCGCCGAGGTCGCCGCCGCGCACGCCGACGCCACCGCCCTGCAGATCCGCGCGCTGCGGCTGCGGCACAGCGTGCTGCGGCTCGTCGCCCGGCGCGACGCCACCCCGGAGGAGACAGTTCTCATGCACCGGATCGCCCGCCTCACCTCCGACGAACGACGGCGCGTGATCGCCGACTTCATCGCCGCGCTGGAGGCCGGCACACCCCACGCCCGCGACGCCGCCGCCGCCCTGCGCACCGCCCTGCCCGAACTCCCCGACGAACCCTCCGACGCCCAGCTCGCCGCGTGGGTGGAGCTGGCCGAACTCGTCGCCGACGACGGCTTCCGCGGGCGCATGGCCCGTGCGGCCCTCCCGCCCGCCGACGAGGACGTGTTGCCGGGGCTGGCCCCCGAGGCGGTGGCGGAACTCATCCCCTTCGTCCGGCAGACCGTCGCCGGGGCCAGAGCGGCGGGCATCGACTCGGAGGGGGACGAGGCCGCCCCGGTCGTCGACGCCGTGGTGGCGCGCATCGCCGCCGTACTCGACCGTCCGGACGGCCCGGAGCTGCGGGAGTGGCTGGCCGGGCGGTTCGCGGCGGGGCACGACCCGCTGGTCGAGCGGTACTGGCGCCTGGTCTGGACCCTCAACGACTGGCAGGTCGTCCCCGGTCACCTGCCCTTCCAGCCCTGGATGGTCCAGGCCCTTCGCCGGCCCGGCCGGTTCAGCCCTAGTCGCCGTTGA
- the lhgO gene encoding L-2-hydroxyglutarate oxidase, which translates to MEEVRAGLVRSTVYDCDVLVIGGGIVGLSTAYAITRAAPGTRVTVLEKEPGPARHQTGRNSGVIHSGVYYRPGSLKARYAVRGAAEMVKFCAEYGIDHAVTGKLIVATDRAELPRLHALVQRGRENGIPVRELSGAQIQEYEPEVRGLAAIHVGTTGICDYGAVARQLARASGAEIRYGAEVHRVDRRPGLGVAVRTRTGDVLRARALVNCGGLHCDEIARLTGDDPGMRIVPFRGEYYELARPELVRGLVYPVPDPAFPFLGVHLTRGIDGGVHVGPNAVPALAREGYGWGVVRPRELGATLAWPGSWHIARRHWRYGAGELRRSLSRSAFTAAVRRLLPAVTEDDLVAAPAGVRAQAVLADGTLVDDFLIKEGAHAVHVLNAPSPAATASLPIGREVARRTLAMLAD; encoded by the coding sequence ATGGAAGAAGTGCGGGCCGGGCTCGTTCGGAGCACCGTGTACGACTGCGACGTGCTGGTGATCGGCGGCGGGATCGTCGGCCTGTCCACGGCGTACGCGATCACGCGCGCGGCACCGGGCACCCGGGTCACGGTCCTGGAGAAGGAGCCGGGCCCCGCCCGCCACCAGACGGGCCGCAACAGCGGGGTCATCCACAGCGGTGTCTACTACCGCCCCGGCTCCCTCAAGGCGCGCTACGCGGTCCGGGGCGCCGCCGAGATGGTCAAGTTCTGCGCCGAGTACGGCATCGACCACGCGGTCACCGGCAAGCTGATCGTCGCCACCGACCGCGCCGAGCTGCCCCGCCTGCACGCCCTCGTCCAGCGCGGCCGGGAGAACGGCATACCGGTGCGCGAGCTGAGCGGCGCCCAGATCCAGGAGTACGAGCCCGAGGTGCGGGGCCTCGCCGCCATACACGTCGGCACCACCGGGATCTGCGACTACGGCGCCGTGGCCCGGCAGCTCGCGCGGGCGTCCGGGGCGGAGATCCGCTACGGCGCCGAGGTGCACCGCGTCGACCGGCGCCCCGGCCTGGGCGTCGCCGTCCGCACCCGTACCGGGGACGTGCTCCGGGCCCGGGCCCTGGTCAACTGCGGCGGGCTGCACTGCGACGAGATCGCCCGGCTGACCGGCGACGACCCGGGCATGCGGATCGTCCCGTTCCGGGGCGAGTACTACGAGCTGGCGCGGCCGGAGCTGGTGCGGGGGCTGGTGTATCCGGTGCCGGACCCGGCCTTCCCGTTCCTCGGCGTGCACCTGACCCGGGGCATCGACGGCGGCGTCCACGTCGGGCCGAACGCGGTACCGGCGCTGGCCCGGGAGGGATACGGCTGGGGCGTGGTGCGCCCCCGCGAGCTGGGCGCCACCCTGGCCTGGCCGGGTTCGTGGCACATAGCCCGGCGGCACTGGAGATACGGCGCGGGCGAGCTGCGCCGGTCGCTGTCCAGGAGCGCCTTCACGGCCGCGGTCCGCAGGCTGCTGCCGGCGGTGACGGAGGACGACCTGGTCGCGGCGCCCGCCGGGGTCCGGGCGCAGGCGGTGCTCGCGGACGGCACGCTGGTGGACGACTTCCTGATCAAGGAGGGCGCCCACGCGGTGCACGTCCTGAACGCGCCGTCGCCCGCGGCGACCGCGTCCCTGCCCATCGGCCGGGAGGTGGCCCGCAGAACGCTGGCGATGCTGGCGGACTAG
- the trmB gene encoding tRNA (guanosine(46)-N7)-methyltransferase TrmB, with amino-acid sequence MSDSHHTPEAASASLRHVRAKGEPRFPDGPKADPAGSHFERRIRSFQPRRSRVTAGQADALQRLWPVWGLDIDGRRVVDLPELFGNARPVVLEVGFGMGEATARMAAADPDTNILAADVHTPGQGNLLGLAERRELSNIRVANGDAIILLREMLAPDSLAGLRVYFPDPWPKKRHHKRRLIQPEFLTLAATRLAPGAVVHCATDWEPYAEQMLDVLSAHPDFENTVPGGGFAPRPEHRPLTRFEGQGLDKGHVVNDLLFRRVQHKEPLPNG; translated from the coding sequence GTGTCTGACTCCCACCACACCCCCGAGGCCGCATCCGCCTCCCTGCGGCACGTCCGCGCCAAGGGCGAGCCCCGCTTCCCCGACGGGCCGAAGGCCGATCCCGCCGGGTCGCACTTCGAGCGGCGGATCCGCAGCTTCCAGCCCCGGCGGAGCCGGGTGACCGCCGGGCAGGCGGACGCGCTGCAACGGCTGTGGCCGGTATGGGGCCTGGACATCGACGGCCGGCGGGTCGTCGACCTCCCCGAACTCTTCGGCAACGCCCGCCCCGTCGTCCTGGAGGTCGGCTTCGGCATGGGCGAGGCCACCGCCCGGATGGCCGCCGCCGACCCGGACACCAACATCCTCGCCGCCGACGTCCACACCCCCGGCCAGGGCAACCTGCTCGGCCTCGCGGAGCGACGGGAGCTGTCCAACATCCGGGTGGCCAACGGCGACGCGATCATCCTGCTGCGCGAGATGCTCGCCCCCGACTCCCTCGCCGGGCTGCGCGTCTACTTCCCCGACCCGTGGCCGAAGAAGCGGCACCACAAGCGCCGGCTGATCCAGCCGGAGTTCCTGACCCTGGCCGCGACCCGGCTCGCTCCGGGGGCCGTGGTGCACTGCGCCACCGACTGGGAGCCGTACGCCGAGCAGATGCTCGACGTGCTGAGCGCGCACCCCGACTTCGAGAACACCGTGCCCGGCGGCGGATTCGCGCCACGCCCCGAGCACCGGCCGCTGACCCGTTTCGAGGGCCAGGGACTGGACAAGGGACATGTGGTGAACGACCTGCTCTTCCGTCGCGTACAGCACAAGGAGCCGCTCCCCAACGGTTAG